A genomic stretch from Thalassophryne amazonica chromosome 18, fThaAma1.1, whole genome shotgun sequence includes:
- the LOC117531068 gene encoding UDP-glucuronosyltransferase 2C1-like isoform X2, whose product MAGILSFTSLLLVVSGPLLTSLVVQGGKILVFPVDGSHWLSMNLLIQSLHDRGHDITVVRTATSWYIKETSPHYRSITVTLPEAMDIEEQDFFSSFLVKMLAIQKEGASMMAFLSYYWEMLSSLANIHQQAFLFVEEMFENKSLMQHLHDTKFDVVLLDPGVPVGVLVAHKLKLPFVYNLKWITSGEGHFVIAPSPVSYVPTSGHVVSDKMTFFQRVQNTFYYLLNMCVDRFIVCPPYDRLVEKYFGSDVNFYHLLQGADIWLMRVDFVFEFPRPTMPNLVYVGGFQCKPSEPLPPELEEFVQSSGEHGFILMSLGTLIKSLPLEMTSKIAAAFAQLPQKVIWRYIGERPNNLGNNTLLVTWMPQNDLLGHPKIKAFVSHGGGNGVYESIYHGVPVVGVPLLFDQFENILRLEVRGAAKMLDVTNLTPQSFLDAVREVLHNPSYRHNMRRLSELHRDTPVPPLESALYWIEFVIRHKGASHLRTDSYKMPWYSYHSVDVVCFLFAVLFIFTVFVVVSIRFLCCRLCRKRKPKQD is encoded by the coding sequence ATGGCGGGCATCCTGAGCTTCACCTCTCTGCTTCTCGTGGTGAGTGGGCCCCTACTGACAAGCCTCGTTGTCCAGGGTGGAAAGATTCTGGTGTTCCCAGTGGACGGCAGCCACTGGCTCAGCATGAACCTGCTGATCCAAAGTCTCCATGACAGGGGTCATGACATCACCGTGGTCCGCACGGCCACCAGTTGGTACATCAAAGAAACATCACCGCATTACCGTTCCATCACCGTGACCCTACCAGAGGCAATGGACATCGAGGAGCAAGATTTCTTTTCATCATTTCTTGTGAAGATGCTGGCAATCCAGAAAGAAGGGGCTTCCATGATGGCTTTTTTGTCGTATTACTGGGAAATGCTGTCCTCTCTGGCAAACATTCACCAACAGGCCTTTCTGTTTGTGGAAGAAATGTTTGAGAACAAGTCTCTGATGCAGCATCTACATGATACCAAGTTTGACGTCGTTCTTTTGGACCCAGGTGTGCCTGTAGGTGTTCTGGTGGCTCATAAGCTTAAGTTGCCGTTTGTGTATAATTTAAAGTGGATCACCAGTGGAGAAGGACACTTTGTGATCGCTCCATCACCTGTATCCTATGTTCCAACATCTGGACATGTTGTGTCAGATAAGATGACCTTCTTCCAAagggttcaaaacacattctactATTTGCTCAACATGTGCGTTGACAGGTTCATTGTATGCCCTCCATATGACAGACTCGTAGAAAAGTACTTTGGTTCAGATGTTAACTTCTATCACCTTCTCCAAGGAGCTGACATTTGGCTGATGAGGGTGGACTTTGTCTTTGAATTTCCCAGGCCCACCATGCCAAACCTGGTTTACGTGGGCGGTTTTCAGTGCAAACCCTCAGAGCCTTTACCGCCTGAACTCGAGGAGTTTGTTCAAAGCTCGGGCGAGCATGGGTTCATTCTGATGTCTCTCGGCACATTGATCAAAAGTCTCCCTTTGGAAATGACCTCAAAAATAGCTGCTGCCTTTGCCCAACTTCCTCAGAAGGTTATATGGAGGTACATAGGTGAGCGCCCCAACAACCTCGGcaacaacactttactggtgaCTTGGATGCCCCAGAATGACCTCTTGGGTCACCCGAAGATTAAAGCTTTCGTATCCCATGGCGGTGGCAACGGGGTGTATGAGTCCATTTATCACGGGGTACCAGTTGTGGGCGTGCCGCTTCTATTCGACCAATTTGAGAACATTTTGAGACTGGAGGTGCGAGGTGCTGCCAAAATGCTAGACGTGACAAACCTCACCCCCCAGAGCTTTTTGGATGCAGTAAGAGAAGTTCTTCATAATCCGTCCTACAGACATAACATGAGGCGGCTGTCTGAGCTCCATCGGGACACACCGGTGCCTCCTTTGGAATCAGCCCTTTACTGGATTGAGTTTGTTATCAGGCACAAAGGAGCATCACATTTACGCACCGACTCGTATAAGATGCCCTGGTACTCGTATCACTCTGTGGATGTTGTATGTTTTCTCTTTGCAGTGTTGTTCATATTTACAGTATTTGTCGTGGTTTCAATACGGTTTCTTTGCTGTCGACTGTGCAGGAAGAGAAAACCCAAACAGGACTGA
- the LOC117530941 gene encoding C1q-related factor-like: MLVLILVVLIPVLVSSVGTGSVDDSTSHYEMLGTCRMVCDPFVSTGTAGTGVQVGTDTATVGLQVDHETDLTDYSMSPPLPTYSAHGPQSKPGRPGKPGPPGPPGEPGPPGPKGPPGDKVDIVRTGILSLGNKGAVSTTTYNTTPRVAFYAGLRNPQEGYDILRFDDVVTNIGGNYEGATGKFTCKIPGTYFFIYNVLMRGGDGTSMWADLIKNGLVRASAIAQDQDQSYDYASNSVILHLDAGDEVFIKLDGGKAHGGNSNKYSTFSGFILYAD, translated from the exons ATGCTGGTCCTCATCCTGGTGGTCCTCATCCCTGTGCTGGTCAGCTCGGTTGGCACAGGTAGCGTAGATGACAGCACGAGCCACTATGAGATGCTGGGCACCTGCCGCATGGTGTGCGATCCTTTCGTAAGCACGGGCACGGCAGGCACGGGCGTGCAAGTGGGAACAGATACTGCAACCGTGGGCCTCCAGGTAGATCATGAGACGGACCTGACTGATTACAGCATGAGCCCGCCGCTGCCAACATACAGCGCTCATGGCCCACAAAGCAAACCAGGACGTCCGGGGAAGCCTGGACCCCCAGGGCCACCTGGAGAGCCAGGTCCACCTGGACCAAAGGGACCCCCGGGAGATAAGGTGGACATAGTTCGAACAGGGATCCTAAGCCTAGGCAATAAAGGGGCGGTTAGCACAACTACATACAACACTACGCCTCGGGTGGCTTTTTACGCAGGACTACGAAATCCTCAAGAAGGCTACGACATCCTGCGCTTTGATGATGTGGTGACCAATATTGGTGGCAACTATGAAGGTGCGACGGGCAAGTTCACCTGTAAGATTCCTGGCACTTACTTTTTTATCTACAACGTGCTGATGAGGGGAGGAGACGGCACCAGCATGTGGGCGGATCTGATCAAGAATGGGCTG GTCAGGGCCAGCGCCATCGCCCAGGACCAGGATCAGAGTTATGACTATGCCAGCAACAGTGTCATCCTTCATTTAGACGCCGGCGATGAGGTTTTCATAAAACTGGACGGCGGCAAAGCTCACGGCGGCAACAGCAACAAATACAGCACCTTCTCAGGGTTCATCCTCTACGCCGACTGA
- the LOC117531382 gene encoding endonuclease domain-containing 1 protein-like, whose amino-acid sequence MHIQQFFSSSKQSGQSDVASAFTKRSRVTKKGTRLQMKSHNIVSHTVYLVRQHFTNQFLRPFPITRMTRFHAAVLSVVFHTGWWCLCTADVGDFTPCLQFFYMSWPPKGLTGTPICQRYNNQYRFATLYSRPRRSPWLSAYLYTAPEGKRPSASWKFEPQLAYPKADGNMLPFPPGPLDQIIVDSQAVELDYINSTYTRGHLNPSLHHQHQDDRSSTFTLTNVVPQKGGSNDGPWETLEQTINKTLQTYCLDKAYIVTGIIPYEKDDRWLKDHRVAIPEYLWSAYCCPNYNNSLPKELLGTFPTYAVIGRNDRNSTEDIVPVSKTTPKKFRGYDVRKMPLDTLEMYLKDRFKAVVSVFYQQCSGQQ is encoded by the exons ATGCACATTCagcaatttttttcttcttcaaaacaGTCTGGTCAAAGTGATGTTGCTTCTGCTTTCACTAAGAGGTCACGTGTCACTAAAAAGGGAACACGTCTGCAAATGAAATCACACAACATTGTTTCTCACACAGTTTATCTCGTTCGGCAACATTTCACAAACCAGTTTTTGCGCCCATTTCCAATTACCAGGATGACACGTTTCCACGCGGCGGTTCTGTCTGTCGTATTCCACACAGGATGGTGGTGTCTGTGTACAGCTGATGTTGGGGATTTCACTCCATGCCTGCAGTTCTTCTACATGTCTTGGCCCCCCAAAGGTCTGACTGGAACCCCGATCTGCCAGCGTTATAACAACCAGTACCGGTTTGCCACGCTGTACAGTCGCCCACGCCGCTCTCCTTGGCTCTCGGCGTATTTGTACACTGCACCAGAAGGGAAGAGACCTTCAGCATCCTGGAAGTTTGAGCCACAG CTTGCCTATCCAAAAGCTGATGGAAACATGCTGCCATTCCCCCCGGGCCCTCTGGACCAGATTATTGTGGACAGCCAAGCAGTGGAGCTGGACTACATTAATTCTACATACACACGAGGCCATCTCAATCCCAGCCTACACCACCAGCATCAAGACGACCGCTCCTCCACCTTCACCCTGACGAATGTGGTTCCTCAGAAAGGGGGTTCCAATGATGGACCTTGGGAAACCCTGGAGCAGACTATCAACAAAACCTTACAAACCTACTGTCTTGACAAAGCTTACATAGTAACAGGAATCATCCCTTACGAGAAAGATGACCGCTGGCTCAAGGATCATCGTGTGGCAATACCTGAGTACCTTTGGTCAGCCTACTGCTGTCCAAATTACAACAACAGTCTTCCGAAAGAGCTACTCGGTACCTTTCCCACATATGCTGTCATTGGTCGCAATGACCGCAACAGCACTGAGGACATTGTTCCGGTCAGCAAAACGACTCCGAAAAAGTTCAGGGGATACGATGTGAGAAAGATGCCACTAGATACTCTTGAAATGTATCTTAAAGACAGATTCAAAGCTGTCGTCAGTGTTTTTTATCAACAGTGCTCTGGTCAACAGTGA
- the LOC117530943 gene encoding DELTA-thalatoxin-Avl1a, which produces MPENVEAHYHSLPTNRNCAIEITNISSKYWLTNPKVFMKKGFSFSPPQPSVLCNKTEVCSFVKDDNTATGAVGVLTYEMLPLNTYECDMILAVMFSVPFDYNLYSNWLGVGLFNLPCETNEDLYDSMYKGDPAGKFVRQEADGSGIMFNKNGIDVRGTMSNEGRCIVKLELFDEM; this is translated from the exons ATGCCTGAGAATGTAGAGGCCCATTATCACTCACTGCCCACCAATCGCAACTGCGCCATAGAGATCACCAACATCAGCTCCAAATATTGGCTCACAAACCCAAA GGTgttcatgaaaaaaggtttttcctTTAGCCCACCTCAGCCATCGGTGCTGTGCAACAAGACTGAGGTGTGCTCCTTCGTCAAGGATGACAACACAGCGACTGGAGCCGTTGGCGTTTTGACCTACGAGATGCTCCCTCTTAACACATATGAATGCGATATGATACTGGCCGTTATGTTCTCAGTGCCGTTTGACTACAACCTTTACTCAAACTGGCTGGGTGTGGGCTTATTCAACCTCCCATGTGAAACCAATGAGGACCTGTATGACAGCATGTACAAAGGCGATCCTGCCGGAAAATTTGTGCGCCAGGAAGCCGACGGCTCGGGTATTATGTTCAACAAAAACGGGATAGATGTGAGAGGCACCATGTCCAATGAGGGCAGGTGTATTGTGAAACTGGAATTATTTGACGAAATGTGA
- the LOC117531068 gene encoding UDP-glucuronosyltransferase 2C1-like isoform X1: protein MRLSTTKSETMVLCWKTMDCPLWSTSMAGILSFTSLLLVVSGPLLTSLVVQGGKILVFPVDGSHWLSMNLLIQSLHDRGHDITVVRTATSWYIKETSPHYRSITVTLPEAMDIEEQDFFSSFLVKMLAIQKEGASMMAFLSYYWEMLSSLANIHQQAFLFVEEMFENKSLMQHLHDTKFDVVLLDPGVPVGVLVAHKLKLPFVYNLKWITSGEGHFVIAPSPVSYVPTSGHVVSDKMTFFQRVQNTFYYLLNMCVDRFIVCPPYDRLVEKYFGSDVNFYHLLQGADIWLMRVDFVFEFPRPTMPNLVYVGGFQCKPSEPLPPELEEFVQSSGEHGFILMSLGTLIKSLPLEMTSKIAAAFAQLPQKVIWRYIGERPNNLGNNTLLVTWMPQNDLLGHPKIKAFVSHGGGNGVYESIYHGVPVVGVPLLFDQFENILRLEVRGAAKMLDVTNLTPQSFLDAVREVLHNPSYRHNMRRLSELHRDTPVPPLESALYWIEFVIRHKGASHLRTDSYKMPWYSYHSVDVVCFLFAVLFIFTVFVVVSIRFLCCRLCRKRKPKQD from the exons atgagacTCAGCAccaccaaatctgagaccatggtcctctgttggaaaacaatggattgtcccctctgg AGTACATCCATGGCGGGCATCCTGAGCTTCACCTCTCTGCTTCTCGTGGTGAGTGGGCCCCTACTGACAAGCCTCGTTGTCCAGGGTGGAAAGATTCTGGTGTTCCCAGTGGACGGCAGCCACTGGCTCAGCATGAACCTGCTGATCCAAAGTCTCCATGACAGGGGTCATGACATCACCGTGGTCCGCACGGCCACCAGTTGGTACATCAAAGAAACATCACCGCATTACCGTTCCATCACCGTGACCCTACCAGAGGCAATGGACATCGAGGAGCAAGATTTCTTTTCATCATTTCTTGTGAAGATGCTGGCAATCCAGAAAGAAGGGGCTTCCATGATGGCTTTTTTGTCGTATTACTGGGAAATGCTGTCCTCTCTGGCAAACATTCACCAACAGGCCTTTCTGTTTGTGGAAGAAATGTTTGAGAACAAGTCTCTGATGCAGCATCTACATGATACCAAGTTTGACGTCGTTCTTTTGGACCCAGGTGTGCCTGTAGGTGTTCTGGTGGCTCATAAGCTTAAGTTGCCGTTTGTGTATAATTTAAAGTGGATCACCAGTGGAGAAGGACACTTTGTGATCGCTCCATCACCTGTATCCTATGTTCCAACATCTGGACATGTTGTGTCAGATAAGATGACCTTCTTCCAAagggttcaaaacacattctactATTTGCTCAACATGTGCGTTGACAGGTTCATTGTATGCCCTCCATATGACAGACTCGTAGAAAAGTACTTTGGTTCAGATGTTAACTTCTATCACCTTCTCCAAGGAGCTGACATTTGGCTGATGAGGGTGGACTTTGTCTTTGAATTTCCCAGGCCCACCATGCCAAACCTGGTTTACGTGGGCGGTTTTCAGTGCAAACCCTCAGAGCCTTTACCGCCTGAACTCGAGGAGTTTGTTCAAAGCTCGGGCGAGCATGGGTTCATTCTGATGTCTCTCGGCACATTGATCAAAAGTCTCCCTTTGGAAATGACCTCAAAAATAGCTGCTGCCTTTGCCCAACTTCCTCAGAAGGTTATATGGAGGTACATAGGTGAGCGCCCCAACAACCTCGGcaacaacactttactggtgaCTTGGATGCCCCAGAATGACCTCTTGGGTCACCCGAAGATTAAAGCTTTCGTATCCCATGGCGGTGGCAACGGGGTGTATGAGTCCATTTATCACGGGGTACCAGTTGTGGGCGTGCCGCTTCTATTCGACCAATTTGAGAACATTTTGAGACTGGAGGTGCGAGGTGCTGCCAAAATGCTAGACGTGACAAACCTCACCCCCCAGAGCTTTTTGGATGCAGTAAGAGAAGTTCTTCATAATCCGTCCTACAGACATAACATGAGGCGGCTGTCTGAGCTCCATCGGGACACACCGGTGCCTCCTTTGGAATCAGCCCTTTACTGGATTGAGTTTGTTATCAGGCACAAAGGAGCATCACATTTACGCACCGACTCGTATAAGATGCCCTGGTACTCGTATCACTCTGTGGATGTTGTATGTTTTCTCTTTGCAGTGTTGTTCATATTTACAGTATTTGTCGTGGTTTCAATACGGTTTCTTTGCTGTCGACTGTGCAGGAAGAGAAAACCCAAACAGGACTGA
- the apnl gene encoding actinoporin-like protein, translated as MSDAAEAVAANLSSGRNVTIELTNYTKKCCLADPKVYLENGNVHIPPQPTVRPLKTELCNYSKQKGKATGAVGVMTYDILMLGKKDPDKIAIMFSVPYDYNFYKNWFAIGIFPQSQGCNEDLYKKMYYKEDEAFVRAEAKGNCIMTSNKDVIIKATMSPLSGAIMKVEVWDIIEGFCKK; from the exons ATGAGTGATGCCGCGGAAGCTGTGGCCGCTAACCTCTCAAGTGGAAGAAACGTCACCATTGAGCTCACCAACTACACCAAAAAGTGCTGTCTGGCCGATCCcaa GGTTTACCTGGAAAATGGGAATGTCCACATCCCGCCCCAGCCCACTGTTCGCCCGCTGAAAACCGAGTTGTGCAACTACAGCAAGCAGAAAGGCAAAGCCACCGGCGCAGTGGGCGTTATGACCTATGACATACTGATGCTTGGAAAGAAAGATCCTGATAAAATCGCTATTATGTTCTCTGTTCCCTATGACTATAACTTCTACAAGAACTGGTTTGCCATCGGAATCTTCCCACAGAGCCAAGGATGCAATGAAGATCTTTACAAAAAGATGTATTACAAGGAAGACGAGGCCTTTGTGCGGGCAGAGGCCAAAGGTAACTGCATCATGACTTCAAATAAAGACGTGATCATCAAAGCAACCATGTCCCCATTGTCAGGGGCCATCATGAAGGTGGAGGTGTGGGACATCATTGAGgggttctgtaagaagtaa